A stretch of the Xiphophorus couchianus chromosome 15, X_couchianus-1.0, whole genome shotgun sequence genome encodes the following:
- the LOC114158903 gene encoding kinesin-like protein KIF13B isoform X5 produces MDDNSLSDSNVKVAVRVRPMNRREKDLKTRCVVEMEGSQTFLHPAITNVNKGDPRNQPKAFAYDYCFWSMDESQQDKFAGQDVVFQCLGESLLNNAFMGYNACIFAYGQTGSGKSYTMMGSAEQPGLIPRLCSSLFGRTVQEAREGETFTVEVSYMEIYNEKVRDLLDPKGSRQALRVREHNVFGPYVDGLSRLAVASYKDIESLMSEGNKSRTVAATNMNEESSRSHAVFNIILTHTLMDLQSGTSGEKVSKLSLVDLAGSERAAKTGAAGERLKEGSNINKSLSTLGLVISALADHGAGKNKSKFVPYRDSVLTWLLKDSLGGNSRTAMVATVSPAADNYDETLSTLRYADRAKSIVNHAVVNEDPNARIIRELREEVDKLREQLTEAESMKAPELKERLEESEKLIQEMTVSWEEKLRKTEAIAQERQKQLESLGISLQSSGIRVVDDKCFLVNLNADPALNELLVYYLKDHTRVGSADSQDIQLCGMAIQAEHCVIDRTESSGVVLTPHRGARTCVNGAAVTSPVPLHHGDRILWGNNHYFRINLPRHRGRAAGEDEGGGAAMKKCLSADHLEVDTDALSDVSSELSFGYEFAQTEVMMKGMGTNDPLQSVLQTLERQHEEEKRCALERQRLMYEQELQQLRQRLTPERPSHFSDTSSLTVGATAAGTSSGPHKRMRRWSEDREAMMTRSLRRLREQIVRAKLLAQEASFIAEELNKRTEYLVTLQIPAANLDANRKRDAVLSEPAIQVRRKAKGKQIWALEKLENRLVDMRDLYQEWKGLDEDSPMMHYFKRTDPFFDEQENHSLIGVANVFLACLFHDVKLQYAVPIINQKGEVAGRLHVEVRRGTESSEDTEQNGELQERKLDCVVKILQATGLPRHLSNFVFCHYHFWGLEEPVFTAPEVGSSGSLSASKDPQCTVVFDSTKELSVPASEDLLEFLADGVVAIEVYGHKQVNHRRNLALWDLGVIQAKTRSLRERWSEVTRRLELWVQLMELNEAGDFTAVEVLPAKDVRTGGVFQLKQGQSHRVRVEVRPVPDSGTMPLIVASIVSVSLGDVKVRQISKNNPHPDGGEDMDSYHEVDLERMREQWLITLTERQECLDQQLQKIVTKPDKSEDDVERESQLLECRLTLTEERNAVLVPSAGSGIPGAPVERVPVPGMETHIPVLFLDLSADDFQSSLSAPLAGGLDALLSGEDEDDFFELQIVKNFEPEVKLEASWDSTVHECPQLSRAASPEQRVYLTLRAVVQLSHPAHMQLVLRKRICVNVTGKQGFAQSFLKRMSQRSTIPGCGVTFEIVSNIPGDIHGPEDREMLARLATSGEDETSADSEAAIEKYLRSVLAVENILNLDRLRQEVAVKEQLAVRGKAARRCLSSPNVNRLSASSLDLSSSTQRLTYFKGWESHQDLSMDPPPSRRSLAGAVSQNLNAESVKAVPKLLKSLLPAGREEREPAPGPQQSLPRIVVQSASVEEDMCKHQQPVPAEETPPADVQTAVPRSVPLPPPIIPNCDDFSSGSASDTSSGYVLSNMSSSRLSDVYTLSWDLPSLLADEGEEDDEAREEFSPEKLGLTKEPAASSTDQTQPESDLCEQETNPSLSIDSKSLEEAAASTETRSENQAEQNQVPTTDTTELEPSKSSENHTDSLGERHDEQEESQLTDPSEGSPTKHPDIVSINENNRDQLLVSKTQADENLVESIATQHQEQDQAASDGVQDPAPDVNQTPAAQPMEDSNPKDSPQQELPPEPSGTNSTLIQPSDTVKASPKPLSESSTKAATGAAQPSKSSSSAVNPFKIQKVKSSDLKSFQQIVGEEGGKPAHTGRGGSLGAGLNLSVPAESLESISDLEEGDEVASDVLPDWLKEGEFVSVGTNKSGTVRYVGPTDFAEGTWVGVELEVPAGKNDGSVGGKHYFHCNPGYGVLVRPDRITRGGAKRRRQQQKRRSANLSGSSPNLAALTALAKGETGSAGRSKGENRKSWNT; encoded by the exons ATGGATGACAACAGCCTGAGTGACTCCAACGTAAAGGTCGCTGTGCGCGTGCGACCCATGAACAGGAGAG AAAAAGACCTGAAAACCAGATGTGTGGTGGAGATGGAGGGAAGCCAGACCTTCCTGCATCCAGCCATCACTAACGTAAACAAAGGAGACCCCAG GAACCAGCCTAAG GCGTTTGCCTATGACTACTGCTTCTGGTCCATGGACGAATCCCAACAGGACAAGTTTGCAG gTCAGGATGTGGTGTTCCAGTGCCTTGGGGAAAGCCTGCTGAACAACGCTTTCATGGGCTACAACGCCTGCATCTTTGCTTATGGACAGACAG GTTCTGGGAAGTCGTACACCATGATGGGCTCAGCGGAGCAGCCTGGTCTGATTCCTCGTCTCTGCAGCTCGCTCTTCGGCAGGACGGTGCAGGAGGCCCGAGAGGGAGAGACCTTCACCGTGGAGGTCTCCTACATGGAGATTTATAACGAGAAGGTCCGAGACCTGCTCGACCCCAAAGG GAGTCGCCAAGCGCTGAGAGTGAGGGAGCACAACGTTTTTGGTCCCTATGTTGACGGACTGTCCCGCCTGGCCGTGGCCAGCTACAAG GACATCGAGTCTCTGATGTCAGAGGGGAATAAATCTCGCACCGTGGCGGCCACAAATATGAACGAAGAGAGCAGCAGGTCCCACGCTGTGTTCAACATCAtccttacacacacactcatggaCCTGCAGTCTGGG ACGAGTGGAGAGAAGGTGAGCAAGCTCAGCCTGGTGGACCTCGCTGGAAGTGAGCGAGCAGCCAAAACTGGAGCAGCCGGCGAACGGCTGAAAGAAGGCAGCAACATCAACAA GTCTCTCAGCACTTTGGGTTTAGTTATCTCGGCCTTGGCTGATCACGGAGCCGGAAAGAACAAGAGCAAGTTTGTTCCCTACAGAGACTCTGTGCTCACCTGGCTGCTCAAG GACAGCCTCGGAGGGAACAGCCGGACCGCCATGGTGGCCACAGTCAGCCCGGCGGCGGACAACTACGACGAGACGCTGTCCACCTTGCGCTACGCCGACAGGGCCAAGAGCATCGTCAACCACGCTGTGGTGAACGAAGACCCCAACGCCAGGATCATCCGCGAGCTCCGAGAGGAAGTGGACAAGCTGAGGGAGCAGCTGACGGAGGCGGAG TCTATGAAGGCTCCAGAGCTGAAGGAGCGACTGGAAGAGTCCGAGAAGCTGATCCAAGAGATGACGGTCAGCTGGGAAGAGAAACTCCGCAAGACCGAAGCAATCGCACAG GAGCGTCAGAAGCAGTTGGAAAGCCTGGGTATCTCCCTTCAGTCGTCCGGCATCAGAGTGGTGGATGACAAGTGTTTCCTGGTCAACCTCAATGCTGACCCCGCCCTCAACGAGCTGCTGGTCTACTACCTCAAA GACCACACGCGCGTCGGCTCGGCCGACTCGCAGGATATCCAGCTGTGTGGCATGGCCATCCAGGCGGAGCATTGCGTCATCGACAGAACGGAGAGCAGCGGCGTGGTGCTGACTCCTCACCGCGGGGCCCG AACGTGTGTGAACGGCGCCGCAGTCACCAGTCCAGTGCCGCTGCATCACGGTGACAGAATCCTGTGGGGAAACAACCACTACTTCAG GATCAACCTGCCCAGACACAGAGGGCGAGCGGCGGGCGAGGACGAGGGCGGTGGAGCCGCCATGAAGAAGTGTCTGAGCGCCGACCACCTGGAGGTGGACACAGACGCGCTCAGTGACGTCTCCAGCGAGCTGAGCTTCGGATACGAGTTTGCTCAGACGGAGGTCATGATGAAGGGGATGGGCACAAACG ACCCCTTGCAGTCGGTGCTGCAGACCCTGGAGAGGCAGCACGAGGAGGAGAAGCGCTGCGCTCTGGAGCGCCAGAGGCTGATGTACGAGCAGGAGCTGCAACAGCTCCGCCAGCGGCTCACGCCGGAGAGACCCTCCCACTTCTCGGACACGTCGTCCCTCACGGTCGGCGCCACCGCCGCCGGGACGTCATCGGGACCTCACAAACGAATGCGGCGATGGAGCGAGGACAG AGAAGCGATGATGACCCGCAGCCTGCGGCGCCTCAGGGAGCAGATAGTTCGGGCCAAGCTGTTGGCTCAGGAGGCCAGCTTCATTGCTGAAGAGCTCAACAAGAGGACGGAGTACCTGGTGACTCTGCAGATCCCTGCCGCCAACCTGGACGCTAACAGGAAG CGGGACGCGGTGCTGAGCGAGCCGGCCATCCAGGTCCGCAGGAAGGCCAAAGGGAAGCAGATCTGGGctctggagaagctggagaACCGGCTGGTGGACATGAGGGACCTCTACCAGGAGTGGAAGGGACTCGACGAGGACAGTCCT ATGATGCACTACTTTAAGCGCACCGACCCGTTCTTTGACGAGCAGGAGAACCACAGTCTGATCGGGGTGGCCAACGTTTTTCTGGCCTGCTTGTTCCATGACGTCAAGCTGCAGTACGCAGTGCCCATCATCAACCAGAAAGGAGAG GTGGCTGGGCGTCTGCATGTGGAAGTGAGGCGAGGTACAGAGAGCTCTGAGGACACCGAGCAGAACGGGGAGCTTCAGGAGCGCAAACTGGACTGTGTG GTGAAAATCCTCCAGGCCACCGGCCTCCCTCGCCACCTGTCCAACTTCGTCTTTTGCCACTATCACTTCTGGGGGCTGGAGGAGCCGGTGTTCACCGCTCCAGAGGTGGGGTCATCCGGCTCGTTGTCCGCTTCCAAAGACCCGCAGTGCACCGTGGTTTTTGACAGCACCAAG GAGTTATCTGTTCCAGCATCCGAGGACTTGCTGGAGTTCCTGGCTGACGGCGTGGTAGCCATTGAGGTTTATGGCCACAAGCAGGTCAACCACCGCAGGAACCTGGCGCTGTGGGACCTGGGAGTGATTCAAGCCAAGACCAGATCCCTCAGAGAGAG GTGGAGCGAGGTGACCCGGCGGCTGGAGCTGTGGGTGCAGCTGATGGAGCTGAACGAGGCGGGAGACTTCACCGCCGTAGAGGTTCTTCCTGCCAAGGACGTCCGCACCGGCGGAGTCTTCCAGCTCAAACAG GGTCAGTCTCACCGGGTCCGGGTGGAGGTGCGGCCGGTGCCGGACTCGGGCACCATGCCTCTCATCGTGGCCTCCATCGTTTCTGTGTCACTCGGGGACGTCAAAGTTCGCCAGATCTCCAAGAACAACCCCCATCCG GACGGAGGCGAAGACATGGACAGCTATCAC GAGGTGGACCTGGAGAGGATGAGGGAGCAGTGGCTGATCACACTCACCGAGAGGCAGGAGTGCCTggaccagcagctgcagaagATCGTCACTAAACCAG ACAAGTCAGAGGACGACGTGGAGAGGGAGTCCCAGCTGCTGGAGTGCCGTCTGACCCTCACAGAGGAACGCAACGCTGTGCTGGTCCCATCAGCCGGCAGCGGCATCCCAGGAGCGCCGGTGGAGAG GGTTCCTGTCCCCGGGATGGAAACCCACATTCCCGTTCTGTTCCTGGACCTCAGCG CTGATGACTTCCAGTCCAGTCTGTCGGCCCCCCTTGCCGGGGGTCTCGACGCGCTGCTGAGCGGTGAAGACGAGGACGACTTCTTTGAACTTCAAATTGTTAAAAACTTCGAACCGGAG GTGAAGCTGGAGGCGTCCTGGGACTCCACCGTCCACGAGTGTCCCCAGCTCAGCCGAGCGGCGTCCCCGGAGCAGAGGGTCTACCTGACGCTGCGCGCCGTGGTGCAGCTGAGCCACCCGGCCCACATGCAGCTGGTCCTCAGGAAGCGCATATGCGTCAACGTCACGGGGAAGCAG GGCTTCGCTCAAAGCTTCCTGAAGAGAATGTCTCAGCGCAGCACCATTCCTGGCTGCGGAGTCACCTTCGAAATAGTCTCCAATATCCCAGGA GACATCCACGGTCCGGAGGACAGGGAGATGCTGGCCCGGCTGGCCACCAGCGGCGAGGACGAGACGTCCGCCGACAGCGAGGCGGCCATAGAGAAGTACCTGCGCAGCGTTCTGGCCGTGGAGAACATCCTGAATCTGGATCGCCTCAGACAG GAGGTCGCTGTGAAGGAACAGCTGGCGGTCAGAGGGAAAGCCGCCAGACGCTGCCTGAGCTCGCCAAACGTAAACCGG CTGTCCGCCAGCAGTCTGGACCTCTCCTCCTCCACTCAGAGGCTCACTTACTTCAAG GGCTGGGAGAGCCACCAGGACCTCTCAATGGACCCCCCTCCGTCCAGACGCTCTCTGGCTGGCGCTGTGTCCCAGAACCTGAATGCAGAGTCGG TGAAGGCCGTCCCCAAGCTGCTGAAGTCCCTGCTGCCTGCGGGGAGGGAGGAGCGGGAGCCGGCGCCCGGCCCGCAGCAG AGTCTTCCACGCATCGTGGTTCAGTCGGCCAGCGTCGAAGAGGACATGTGCAAACATCAACAGCCG gTTCCCGCTGAGGAAACGCCTCCCGCTGATGTCCAAACGGCGGTCCCCAGATCAGTCCCCCTCCCACCTCCAATCATCCCAAATTGCGACGACTTCAGCTCTGGCTCAGCTAGCGACACGTCCAGCGGGTACGTGTTGTCCAACATGTCCTCCTCGAGGCTTTCAGACGTCTACACGCTGAGCTGGGACCTGCCCAGTTTGTTAGCAGACGAAGGGGAGGAAGATGACGAGGCGAGGGAGGAGTTCTCGCCTGAAAAGCTGGGTTTAACCAAAGAGCCGGCCGCCTCGAGTACTGACCAAACTCAGCCAGAGTCAGATCTCTGTGAACAAGAGACAAATCCATCTCTGTCCATTGATTCAAAGAGTCTGGAAGAAGCTGCTGCAAGTACAGAAACACGATCAGAAAACCAGGCTGAACAAAACCAAGTTCCGACTACTGACACTACTGAACTAGAGCCATCAAAAAGTTCAGAGAATCACACTGATTCGCTGGGAGAACGACACGACGAACAGGAAGAATCACAGCTAACGGATCCTTCTGAAGGTTCTCCAACAAAACATCCAGACATCGTTTCTATAAATGAGAATAACCGCGATCAGTTACTCGTGAGTAAAACGCAAGCAGATGAAAATCTGGTAGAATCGATCGCTACACAGCACCAGGAACAAGACCAGGCAGCTTCTGACGGTGTTCAAGATCCAGCTCCAGATGTAAACCAGACTCCTGCTGCTCAGCCTATGGAAGACTCTAACCCTAAAGATTCACCCCAACAAGAATTACCGCCTGAACCCTCCGGTACAAACAGCACCCTCATCCAACCCTCAGACACAGTTAAGGCCAGTCCAAAACCACTTTCTGAGTCTTCCACCAAAGCTGCTACCGGTGCCGCCCAACCCTCCAAGTCCAGTTCGTCGGCAGTCAACCCCTTCAAGATTCAGAAAGTCAAGTCTTCAGACCTCAAGTCTTTCCAGCAGATTGTGGGTGAAGAAGGCGGTAAACCGGCACATACGGGGCGGGGAGGCAGCCTAGGGGCAGGACTCAACCTCTCAGTGCCGGCAGAGAGCCTGGAAAGCATCTCGGACTTAGAGGAGGGAGACGAAGTCGCTTCAGACGTTCTTCCTGACTGGTTGAAGGAAGGGGAGTTTGTGTCTGTGGGGACCAATAAGAGTGGGACGGTGCGGTACGTTGGGCCCACGGATTTTGCCGAAGGGACCTGGGTCGGAGTTGAACTGGAGGTCCCGGCAG GAAAGAACGACGGCTCTGTAGGCGGGAAGCACTACTTCCACTGTAACCCGGGCTACGGAGTGCTTGTGAGGCCTGACAGGATTACCCGGGGGGGTGCCAAACGCCGGCGCCAGCAGCAAAAGCGTCGTAGTGCCAACCTGTCCGGGTCCAGTCCAAACTTGGCAGCTCTCACCGCCCTGGCGAAAGGTGAGACGGGATCGGCCGGCCGCAGCAAAGGGGAGAACCGTAAATCGTGGAACACTTGA